Part of the Sorghum bicolor cultivar BTx623 chromosome 1, Sorghum_bicolor_NCBIv3, whole genome shotgun sequence genome, GGGCACCATGAGGTTCCACCGCCGGCCCCAGAAGTCACGCAGCGACGACGCCAGGTAAGGGTGGTCCACCTGTGGCTCCATCTCCATCCCGAGCAGGTCGTGGATCACGGTGTGGACGGTGGCGAGCAGCAGATCCAGCGAGAAGTAGATGTGCAAGGTGTAGAGGGCGAGGAGCTGGTACCTGCTCATCGAGCTCTTGAATTGGTACGCGTAGATGACGCCCGGGATGATGGCGCCGGAGAGGAGTATCCTCGCCGGCCCACGGACGGGAGCTTGGCTCTTCTCTTTGGACTGCTGCCGGAGCTTGACGGGGAGGGAGGCCGAGCATACGAAGTGGAAGAGGCGGAGGGACGGGTCGAGGGGCCCGAtgccggcggcgaggaggagcacCTTAAACGAGCCGAGCCAGGCAAGGAAGAAGCCCGAGGTACCCCGGAACGTGGACGTCGAGAAGGCGAAGGGAATCGCGCAGAGGAGCGCGACGACGGGCAGGAGCGCCAGGAGGCGAGGCGCGCCTGGCCGGAGACGCGCCGCGGCGAGGCGGGCGTAGGACATCGCCGCCCACACCGCCGCGGAGACCTTGACGAGAGCGCCGACCTCGCCGTCCATTAGCGCCGTCGCCATGCCCATGTGGATGGTTGGACGGAGACACAGAAATCGATGGGCTCTCTGCTGCTGAGATTCTTGTGTTGTGTGCTATGGCGCCTTCCTCCGCGGCTTCCGGGGTGGTGTCTGTGACGTCGCACCGCCGTTCCTTTTGTCCGTTTTcttttgctcatataaaacgaCGAACTTGAAGACATCAGTCAGTGGGCTTCTTTTACCATTTCTATAGAATGTTAGCAGTTAGCACTACGCATACTCCTTATTAGACTATTACTAGGAAAAGATAAATAAAAACAATTCTTCATATGGCTGTATTTGAGGGGCCTGATTTTTATTATTGTTTAGGCAACATATATTGTCATTACTTaactctagaaaaaaaaatagctaGGTTAACTCTCGTGAGTTGTTTTTCATTGTGCTAGAAAAATACCCCACATGTTGTTGTGGAAATTGCAAATAAAACTATATTATTTATACTTAATTATATGAATAAATAAATATCATAGTACATATTAGTGCGTGATTTAGCACTCTGATGTAAATATGTGTTAGTGAATGATGTGGTATGCTAATATAAATAGCTCGAGTAAAGACATAATTGCAAGTGCTAGTAACGCATCGACCTGAGAAGACGGCTAAGACTCACTCTACACATTGAATGAACCACACCTACTAATTAACTTTCTTGCGCTTTCGTTCTCGCTTCGCAAAAGGATCAATTCGGAATTAACAGCCTCTCAAGTCCAAGCTTTAGCTGGCTCAGCTCTCCTCTAACTTCGCCGCTATAGTGTTTTCCACAGCAACAGTACTTGGTGCTATAGTAACCTGAATTCAGTCCGTCCTAACTTGCCCCAATTGGCTGGGTCTCGCAGAAGCTCCCAAACTATTAAGTGAATTGGCTGGGTCTCGCAGCAGCTCCCAAACTATTAAGTGAAAAAGTTTCTGTACTACTGAAAATGTTTTCATATTTGATCATTTATGAGACATACCACTGTGTATGTGTATAGAATAGAACGAACCGatcataagggcactcacaatgtaagactctatcacagagtctaagacaattaattacatattatttatggttttttgctgatgtggcagcatacttgttgaagaaagaggtagaaaaataagactccaagtcttatttagactctaagtccacattgttcgagataataaataactttagactctatgatagagtctgcattgtgagtgccctaagtccTATAGAATTTTTCACTTATATATTTTATTACTAAAATTAAATTAAAAAAGGCCCGGAAGTGAAATGAATATGTGGGGGATTGAAAAGGCAAAACGAAACATAGAACGAAGAAATATGACTTTAATTGCTATAGATCTATTTAATATGCTAAGATCTACTAAAATAGTGCAACACTACAAGAATATAAAGTGCAACAAAGCAGTCAAAAAAAATCCACCATGAGGTTGGGCTGCTGTACTGTAGTGAGGTGCGGTTGGCTAGGCTGCATTAATAGACCGACTATAGCTCGTGTTCGTTTGTTCGAAAAAGTCATGGCTAAAAGtttatttattgatttattataaaaaaaatactgttGACTGGCAAAAAAAGTACAAACTTAAAAAACAAACGAACGGAATATCGTAGGGCTAAAAGCAAGATGTCCGAAGAATTGGGAAAGCTAAAAGGATAAAAAAAAGAATAGCTAAATCCTTTTTTCGTCTTGTTTTCAAATTTGCCAAAGATGGAAAGTGAAACCAATCAAGATGCTAACGGTGTTGCACATGAGTTAGCTAGAGTAGCAATGCAAAGCAAATTATCTTGTAACTGGGTCGATGAACCCCCTAGCTTCATGTTAGCAGCCTTGGTGAACGATGTAACTATTGCTAATGATCAATAAAGTGAGCCAGGTGGCTTTCCTAAAAAAAAGATGCTTGTGAATACGAATTCGAGTTGGTTAACCATAGAAATTTAGGCAAGCTGGATTGGGATTTTATCCCAACCATTTCAGCCCTATGCCTAGAACCTTTCCTTTAAAACACACCATTTGTTGCGTCAATAAGACCTTTTTCAATTGTAAGTTTCTTTACACTATTTCCAAGAGCGCCCTATTAACTAAAGAGATGTGGGGTGaagaaataaaacaaaaacCATGATGCATAATTTTAATTGCATAGTTTTATGGTCTTACTATAGCATTTAAATGTTGCATGGTGTTAGGTAATAGCACTCTCAATGCAGAAATCAtcataatttttatagacattaattgcagtgtgacctaagcattttgctgatgtggcaaggtaGTTATTAAAGAaagattaaaaatcataaaaaccgAGTTTAACATGTCTACACGAGAtctaagacatgaagtgatatattTGGTTGAGAATAAAGAGAGAATGAATGcgattggataaaaaattagTCTGTAAAAACTATCCATTGGGACtatagtttttatatatatagtgcctataaaaattaataggtatagaaactatatataACTTTTAGCATTGGGACTGTCATAAACCACATATGTGACCCCTTCAAGTAGGGAGAGACTTTATTTCAATACGATATCACTGCCACATCTCATTGATACCACCGGTAAACCAAAACCTACCTAAAACAATGGAAGATTTAGACCTTTGAATAATCTAGATTATAGCTTATGATTACATCACAGTAATCTAGATTATGGATTATAATAGTCTAAATTGTTTGGAACCTTTGTTATGGATTATAAGTGTTTGTTTATTATTTGTTGAAATATAATCTCCTGTTAGTAGACTAGAAGTGGATTATAGGATTATTAtccaccggttggtattataaGTACATGTTCGCTGGTATGAAAGTTATagttaaaaatattattcacTGATTTATTGTGTGAGAAAGACACTATTAGCTGACAGAAAAGATATAACTTATAAAACAAGCAAACAAAGTCTAATTTAGTTCATAATCTAAAGTGTTTGGATTAGCTAGAAGCTTTTTAACAGGTTATACTATATTGTATGCTCCAAGTGATCcgtcttagagcatctctagcAGTCCCCTGTTACCACCCTTCATCCCCGTAAAACTGTTATATTGAGGGAGATGTGCTTTTGTTTTTCTCCAGCAGTCTTCCAATACCTCTCCTTTTTTTGGTGGCCACTAATATTTTCCTCATCTCCCCCTCAAAGAAGGGGAGATACAACTCCCCCAATATCATAGGGACCATCGCAACTACCACTTTTCAGTCATATTTTCTTACACTCCTGTAGGACCCACTTTTTAtataggtatatatatatatatcccaatACTACTGCAGCATCTCCCCTAATAAATCTAGAAAGTGATATTGGGTTACCCCAATACTATCTTATTGTGAGAGTTGTATAGGGAGACTGCTGGAGATACTCTTAGTCTAGCAAAAATTTTAACAAGAGAAACATGCGATAGTATTTTCATATAGAAATGCTAGCAAAGGAATCTTTCCCTATGTGTTTTTATATAGTAGAGAAACTTGCTCACGTAGCGAGCTTACTCAACATAGAAAGTTTTTTCTCTCATGGTTTTTGTTTTCCTAGTCCTACTGCTAATTCAAGATTTAGTTTCATATATATAGTTGGTTGTATTTATTGTTGGTTCTGTTCTCTCAATCAGCACGAGTAACTATCTTGCACAGCTGCATCCCCAGAACAGTGTAGATAACTTTTAGATTACTCTGCTGATGAAGAAAGGGCTTTAACTAATAACTATGATCAGCGCGTGCCCAGAAAATGAACCAACAAAGGGTTTGGTTCGATAGAGAAGGCCAAATCCAGTGGTTCTGCGCTGGGCCTTCGTTAGCCGTGTGTTCTGGATTTAGGCCCATTGAACAGTCAGAGAAGCCAATGCCCATCAAGCCAGGCCAAGATTGCTTAATGGACCGTTAAGCCTAACATCGTAATTAATACGGCCTTGTTTTGCTAACGAACCTAAGGTGTGATAACATCAGCTATTGAGCTGAGGAATTGTACCACCCCGAGGGGTGACAGACATAGATCAGGTGAGGCGTGTATAAAAGAAGGTGCATAATTACAAGGCAACTCATACCTTTCTCGGCCTTTTGGCTAAGATCAAGTGTAGTATCTGTTCTTATCAGTTTAATATCTGATATGTGGGATATGTGCCCACAATGatattaaatttattttttgtgGGGGAGAATCTAATATGGTAGCTTGCTATCAAGGTTCTCTTGTGTCGTCCTAGCGTTGCACTATTGCTTGGGCCTGGCGCACCCCAAACAAATTAAAATCAAATGTCGAAAGTTTTGCATGACATGGCTTGATAAGATATAAAAGAAAAGAATATTTAgtcaataaaataaaattttactcctaaaaattaatatttatatatatattcttaatTTTTATGGAATAGACACAACAAATAAAATAAGAATTACAAAAAAAAGTCAACGATCGACAGCATTGCTCCTTGTAGTAGTGTAGCCAAACCAGTTTCAACTCGGATGCAAACGATCCAACTCAGATAAAATGAAACGAAGCAAGTAAAAAATGGATGTCGTCGACAGGATTGATGCTTGTAGTAGTCAAATCAGCTCAATCCGGATGGAGGCCTGATGTGCCTATTTAAGAACTGATGAGTTGATACGGCAACTTCGTTTAATCGTTTCCATCCATAGGAGGATTGATGGAGCAAGAACATGGTTTGGATAGCAATAGCATAAAGAATTATTGATTCATATATATGAGGATTGATGGAATAAGAACATGGTTTGGATAGtgtaaagaattattgaaagtgTGATCGGTATTGTTTTTTTGGAGAAAGATGTGATCAGTATTGTAGCTGTAGAATTTGTATTAGTGTAACGAATGTACATTATAGTGTCCATATAAGATAAGTGGTCCGTGCCTTTTTACTGATAACAAGAGCAAATAAATATGCCCAAAAGAGATGTCCATATAAGTATTGTAGCTGTATGAAGGAGCATGAAGGGTTACTAATGATAGTTCTTCTCAATTAGAATCGAACATGGTCAATCTATTAATCACAACCTTCAGGCAGGCTGTGTAGTTTGTGAGAAGCTTGCATGCGTGCATGACAATATCCTGCATACGGTAAAAAAAAACAGCATTATTAGAAACTTGTGTAGTCAGGCTTGCGATGAGAAAACGAAAAATGAGACTGAAAGCCTAGCTAGTAGGATGGGTGGAAGAATTTTTCAGCAGTATCCTTTCTTGCGAATCAAACAAATTATGCTTGCTCATCCAATGTAGTAGCTAATTAAATTCAGAGATGGTGGTACCTGCGAGTAGCAAGAGTAAAAAAAATAGCAGATGCATGTGCTTATCAAATGTAAATAAGAAAATTAGGAGACGAGAACTTGTGTATATCGAGCAGCAAGCTAAGAGACTAGACACATGGTGATATGGCTGGTAAAACGTCAAACGCTTATCGAGCTAGAACGCAACCTGACAAAATTCAGAACAATAAGCTTGGCGATCAAAGAAAACATGGGAAGCTTAAAGTTAGGAGCTGCTAGCTACCAGAGTACAGGCGAAAAGCACGGGCAGATATAAGATTACAAGCAGGCGGGCGAGCTAGATGACCGTCTAAACTGTAGGATAATGCTATTTACCGTGGCTATTGGAAGACCAAGAAAAGGCAG contains:
- the LOC8085723 gene encoding probable long-chain-alcohol O-fatty-acyltransferase 4; the encoded protein is MGMATALMDGEVGALVKVSAAVWAAMSYARLAAARLRPGAPRLLALLPVVALLCAIPFAFSTSTFRGTSGFFLAWLGSFKVLLLAAGIGPLDPSLRLFHFVCSASLPVKLRQQSKEKSQAPVRGPARILLSGAIIPGVIYAYQFKSSMSRYQLLALYTLHIYFSLDLLLATVHTVIHDLLGMEMEPQVDHPYLASSLRDFWGRRWNLMVPSILRPSVFRPVRARLGTAAGVLAAFLVSGLMHELMFYYIMWSTPSGEVTAFFLLHGVCAAAEGWWASHAGWWRPPRAAAVPLTLAFVAGTGFWLFFPAMVKGGLDEMVLQECQGMVVLMEQAARRLAGATDLVSSTM